Proteins encoded in a region of the Clostridia bacterium genome:
- a CDS encoding SIS domain-containing protein encodes MQDFGYYESILKNLEQVNATQEETIKAAGKLMADAIAEDRLIHVYGGGGHTTLPVGEMFFRAGGLSCINPVMETGLSVFNQALKYLELERTVNYGSSIMKYYDLKKDDVLIIFHNIGINPATIDAAMEAKKQGAKIIAVSSSYWQDEMPADHFIRHPNKTNLFDYADVCIDDFNPVGDAVVNVPGLDTPIAPISNIVDFYIAHLLEIETVRQCVERGITPPVWNSANTPGGDEKNAGYLEKYKPRIKML; translated from the coding sequence ATGCAGGATTTTGGTTATTATGAATCTATACTTAAAAATTTAGAACAGGTCAATGCCACCCAGGAAGAAACTATCAAGGCGGCAGGCAAGCTGATGGCAGATGCCATTGCAGAGGACCGTTTAATTCATGTGTACGGCGGTGGCGGTCACACCACATTGCCGGTGGGTGAAATGTTTTTCCGTGCAGGTGGGCTTTCTTGCATCAACCCCGTTATGGAAACAGGCCTTTCGGTATTCAATCAGGCTTTAAAATACTTAGAATTAGAGCGCACCGTAAACTACGGCAGCTCTATCATGAAGTATTATGACTTAAAAAAAGACGATGTCTTAATTATTTTCCACAACATCGGCATCAACCCTGCCACCATTGATGCGGCTATGGAAGCCAAAAAGCAGGGTGCAAAAATCATTGCGGTTTCATCCTCTTACTGGCAGGACGAAATGCCGGCTGACCATTTTATCCGTCATCCCAATAAGACAAACCTCTTTGATTATGCAGACGTTTGCATTGACGATTTCAATCCCGTAGGCGATGCGGTGGTTAACGTGCCGGGTCTTGATACCCCCATCGCGCCCATTTCCAACATTGTGGATTTTTATATCGCACATTTATTGGAAATCGAAACAGTACGCCAGTGCGTAGAACGTGGCATCACACCGCCCGTGTGGAACAGCGCCAACACCCCCGGCGGTGACGAAAAGAACGCAGGCTATCTTGAAAAATATAAACCCAGAATCAAAATGTTATAA
- a CDS encoding extracellular solute-binding protein, with product MKKLSKILALMLALTLVLSLVACDGSGKDGGKKNAADTLTVFGNIGSAEGPTVIDEMIIEGFKEKTGVTVEIQTASGSGYLEQLQLMIASGEYPDAALFPTTTVQAYIDVCEAGKVVALDEYLTEENCPNLMAYTYPTAWEGVKPLDDGKIYAVPRTSLTRNEGIIVRADWLKNIGLGEYLDREFHEVSADEFKELLKRMTEDDPDNNGKNDTLATSCWTDDTTKQFGPFEFTRGFYGDYGWYAYEGEDYDYMFPQYSQKSDIFKKQLAYTQEIQKAGYLDKDGPTLTKTAVNDNFKQQRYGLGIGFVGDIASHEKSLMEANNNLQSPEGSYVEYLFAKDDNGIVAGNGYYKPMWGQFCVFTACAEPNNFIQLCDYILSDEVWDMVANGVEGITYEMIGGVKTSIQVEPGEQGRGASFPAGIVRKAGDPEFFALRGIDPAKTAHMEDITLNNFHIGQVTQIDSLDNGFVPAIASSTQFITAQDELVQVVTKICAGQMEVSEYDAALEKWYAQGGKEYVEQMNAYITENQASGAAPAPEVPLQPSEWTAAYDAQKAAVEGE from the coding sequence ATGAAAAAGTTAAGCAAAATCTTGGCTCTGATGCTGGCGCTTACTCTGGTACTTTCTTTGGTAGCATGTGACGGCTCCGGCAAAGACGGCGGCAAGAAAAATGCAGCCGACACTTTAACCGTGTTCGGTAACATTGGTAGCGCTGAAGGTCCTACCGTTATCGATGAAATGATCATCGAAGGCTTTAAAGAAAAGACCGGCGTTACAGTTGAAATTCAGACAGCATCCGGTTCCGGTTATCTGGAACAGTTACAGCTCATGATTGCTTCCGGTGAATATCCGGACGCAGCATTGTTCCCGACCACAACCGTACAGGCTTACATCGACGTATGCGAAGCTGGTAAGGTTGTAGCACTGGACGAATACTTAACCGAAGAAAACTGCCCCAACCTGATGGCTTACACCTATCCCACCGCTTGGGAAGGCGTTAAACCCCTCGATGACGGCAAAATCTATGCGGTTCCGAGAACATCTCTGACCCGTAACGAAGGTATCATCGTTCGTGCTGACTGGCTCAAGAACATCGGCCTTGGCGAATACCTCGACCGTGAATTCCATGAAGTTTCTGCAGACGAATTCAAAGAACTCTTAAAGAGAATGACCGAAGACGATCCGGATAACAACGGTAAGAACGATACTTTGGCTACCTCTTGCTGGACTGACGATACCACAAAGCAGTTTGGTCCTTTTGAATTCACCCGTGGTTTCTATGGTGACTATGGCTGGTACGCTTACGAAGGCGAAGACTATGATTACATGTTCCCGCAGTATTCTCAGAAGTCTGACATCTTCAAGAAGCAGCTCGCTTACACCCAGGAAATCCAGAAGGCAGGCTATCTCGATAAGGACGGCCCGACCCTCACCAAGACCGCTGTTAACGATAACTTCAAACAGCAGAGATATGGTCTCGGTATCGGTTTCGTAGGCGATATCGCTAGCCATGAAAAATCTTTGATGGAAGCAAACAACAATTTACAGAGCCCCGAAGGTTCTTACGTTGAATACCTCTTTGCAAAGGATGATAACGGCATTGTAGCAGGTAACGGTTACTACAAACCCATGTGGGGTCAGTTCTGCGTATTCACCGCATGTGCTGAACCGAACAACTTCATCCAGCTTTGCGACTACATCCTTTCTGACGAAGTTTGGGATATGGTAGCAAACGGTGTTGAAGGTATTACCTATGAAATGATCGGCGGCGTTAAGACCAGCATCCAGGTTGAACCCGGCGAACAGGGCAGAGGTGCTTCATTCCCGGCCGGTATCGTAAGAAAAGCAGGTGACCCTGAATTCTTCGCACTGCGTGGTATCGACCCCGCAAAGACCGCTCATATGGAAGATATTACCTTAAACAACTTCCACATTGGCCAGGTTACCCAGATTGACTCTTTGGATAACGGCTTCGTTCCCGCAATCGCATCCAGCACTCAGTTCATCACCGCTCAGGACGAATTGGTTCAGGTTGTAACCAAGATCTGCGCAGGTCAGATGGAAGTTTCTGAATACGATGCAGCATTGGAAAAATGGTATGCACAGGGTGGTAAGGAATATGTTGAGCAGATGAATGCTTACATCACCGAAAACCAGGCATCCGGTGCAGCTCCGGCTCCCGAAGTTCCGCTCCAGCCCTCCGAATGGACTGCAGCTTACGATGCACAGAAAGCCGCTGTTGAAGG
- a CDS encoding sugar ABC transporter permease translates to MGKKLQAVYPEGVYVAPKKSLFKYIITNKWLYILLVPAMLYVLIYNYLPMFGIVIAFQDFKAVDSIADSEFIGFENFRILFGSDEFYHVFFNSVVLSFYNLIFGFPFPIILAILLNEVKQDLFKRFVQTVSYLPHFISWVVIAGMLINYLDSQGPINFIIQKLGGDPILFLQDPKYFRGVIVIANIWKGCGWSSIIYLAALSNLDQQVYEAALIDGANRFQRILHITLPGIMSTIVTVLILNMGTVMNNGFEQIYLLSNSLNAEVSEVFETYTYKIGIVKGDFGFSTAVGLFKSVVSFFLVMTTNFISRKIGQKGLW, encoded by the coding sequence TTGGGTAAAAAATTACAAGCGGTTTACCCGGAGGGCGTTTATGTTGCCCCCAAGAAGTCATTGTTTAAGTACATCATTACAAACAAATGGCTTTATATTTTGCTTGTGCCGGCAATGCTGTATGTATTGATTTACAACTACCTGCCTATGTTCGGTATCGTGATTGCGTTCCAGGACTTTAAAGCGGTTGACAGCATTGCAGACAGTGAGTTTATCGGTTTTGAAAACTTCAGAATCCTCTTTGGTTCGGATGAATTCTACCACGTATTCTTTAACTCAGTTGTACTTTCATTCTACAATCTGATTTTCGGTTTTCCGTTCCCGATTATTCTCGCAATTCTCTTAAATGAAGTAAAACAAGACCTGTTCAAACGTTTTGTGCAGACGGTATCTTACCTCCCGCACTTTATCTCTTGGGTTGTTATCGCAGGTATGTTGATTAACTACCTGGATTCGCAAGGTCCTATCAACTTCATTATACAAAAACTGGGCGGCGACCCGATTCTGTTCCTGCAGGATCCGAAATACTTCCGTGGCGTTATCGTTATCGCCAACATCTGGAAGGGCTGCGGTTGGTCTTCTATTATCTACCTTGCAGCACTTTCTAACTTAGACCAGCAGGTTTACGAAGCAGCTCTTATCGACGGTGCAAACCGTTTCCAGAGAATTCTGCACATCACCCTGCCGGGCATTATGTCCACCATCGTAACCGTATTGATCCTGAACATGGGTACCGTTATGAACAACGGTTTCGAACAGATTTATCTGTTGTCCAACAGCTTGAATGCTGAGGTATCGGAAGTATTCGAAACCTATACATACAAAATCGGTATCGTTAAGGGCGACTTCGGTTTCTCTACCGCGGTTGGTTTGTTTAAGTCTGTAGTAAGCTTCTTCTTAGTTATGACAACAAACTTCATCTCGCGTAAAATCGGACAGAAAGGATTGTGGTAA
- a CDS encoding carbohydrate ABC transporter permease: MKNKIYFFDYINFCLVGLVALVTLYPFLNVFAVSFSSYNDIINNPLMVWPTSWNTGAYTETLAKVSLWRAYGNTIFVTIVTTVIAVCMYLLTAYPLSRKDLRGKGGIMTYFIIVMMFSGGLIPTFYLIRGLGMLDTIWALIFVALFSTNNMTLMKNFMEGIPDSLVEAARIDGASEFFILFKIMAPLSKAIIATLAMFVAIGQWNSYAAAVYYIRSTEKWTLALFLREVIIGSSIQQQMTGAEEDIVDEVIDPINFQYAALIITVAPILIVYPFIQKYFVKGMMVGSVKE, encoded by the coding sequence ATGAAAAATAAGATTTACTTTTTTGACTATATTAATTTCTGCCTCGTTGGTTTGGTAGCGTTGGTTACTTTATATCCGTTCTTAAACGTATTTGCAGTATCCTTCAGCTCATACAATGACATTATCAACAACCCCCTGATGGTTTGGCCTACAAGCTGGAACACCGGTGCTTACACCGAAACCTTAGCAAAGGTAAGCCTGTGGCGTGCATACGGTAACACCATTTTCGTAACCATCGTTACAACCGTTATTGCCGTTTGCATGTACCTCTTAACCGCTTATCCGCTTTCCAGAAAGGATTTGAGAGGTAAGGGCGGTATCATGACCTACTTCATCATCGTTATGATGTTTAGCGGCGGCTTGATTCCTACTTTCTACTTAATCCGTGGCTTGGGTATGTTAGATACCATCTGGGCGCTGATTTTTGTTGCTTTGTTCTCCACAAACAACATGACCCTGATGAAGAACTTTATGGAAGGTATTCCGGATTCGCTGGTAGAAGCAGCAAGAATCGACGGTGCGTCCGAATTCTTTATTCTGTTTAAGATTATGGCTCCGCTTTCCAAAGCAATCATTGCAACCCTTGCAATGTTCGTGGCAATCGGTCAGTGGAACTCTTATGCAGCAGCTGTTTACTACATCAGAAGCACCGAAAAATGGACCCTGGCGCTGTTCCTGCGTGAAGTTATTATCGGTTCTTCCATCCAGCAGCAGATGACAGGTGCGGAAGAAGATATCGTAGATGAAGTTATCGACCCGATTAACTTCCAGTATGCGGCGCTTATCATTACCGTTGCCCCGATTCTTATCGTATACCCCTTCATTCAGAAATACTTCGTTAAGGGTATGATGGTAGGTTCTGTAAAAGAATAA
- a CDS encoding Na+/H+ antiporter NhaC family protein yields the protein MKRFSLKTLIVALLAIMMPVVAFAAVEGQSAQFYNSFWALVPPVVAIVLALITKEVYSSLFVGIVLGALFHADFNIINAIQSVLSAEILVDGEAQTAGLIDSIGGTAGIFLFLVLLGVIVAMINKSGGSAAFGRWAKKNIKTKVGAGLATFVLGVLIFVDDYFNCLTVGSVMTPVTDTHKISRAKLAFLIDATAAPICMIAPISSWAAAVSEFAPDGVSGISLFIQAIPYNFYSLLTILFVVMIVCLKFDFGPMKRFEANAEKGDLFTVVADKAEQAEQVAQNKKSNMFDLIFPIVVLIVACIWGMLYNGGFWAGETFAGAFANTDATFALPLGAIIALVIIEIYFLIRRSINFKESMDCVTAGFKTMVPALVILTMATTLKNMTLLLGADIYVADIMSGVAGGLQALLPAVIFVVAIFLAFSTGTSWGTFGILIPIVVSVFPNGSEMQIIGMSACLAGAVCGDHCSPISDTTIMASAGAQCDHVSHVSTQLPYALTVAAVSFVSFIIAGYVQNVFIALPVAIVLMVATTLVLKATLGKKEA from the coding sequence ATGAAAAGATTCAGTTTGAAAACACTGATTGTTGCATTGCTTGCAATTATGATGCCCGTGGTTGCATTTGCGGCAGTGGAAGGTCAGTCGGCACAGTTCTACAATTCTTTCTGGGCTCTTGTGCCGCCCGTAGTTGCCATTGTTTTGGCACTTATTACAAAAGAAGTTTATTCTTCTTTGTTCGTTGGTATCGTGCTTGGTGCTTTGTTCCATGCAGATTTCAACATCATTAATGCGATTCAGTCGGTTCTTTCCGCTGAAATTTTAGTAGACGGCGAAGCACAGACCGCAGGCTTGATTGATTCCATCGGCGGTACTGCAGGTATCTTCCTGTTCCTGGTATTGCTGGGCGTTATCGTTGCGATGATTAACAAATCCGGCGGTTCCGCAGCATTCGGTCGTTGGGCAAAGAAAAACATCAAAACCAAGGTTGGTGCAGGTCTTGCAACCTTCGTTTTGGGTGTTCTGATTTTCGTAGACGACTACTTTAACTGCTTAACCGTAGGCTCTGTTATGACACCTGTAACCGACACCCACAAAATCTCCCGTGCAAAGCTTGCGTTCTTAATCGACGCAACCGCAGCACCGATTTGTATGATTGCCCCCATTTCTTCCTGGGCAGCAGCGGTTTCTGAATTTGCGCCCGATGGCGTGAGCGGTATTTCTCTGTTCATTCAGGCAATCCCTTACAACTTCTATTCTCTCTTAACCATTTTGTTCGTGGTTATGATTGTCTGCCTCAAGTTTGACTTCGGTCCTATGAAGCGCTTTGAAGCAAACGCAGAAAAGGGCGATTTGTTCACCGTTGTTGCAGATAAGGCTGAACAGGCTGAACAGGTGGCACAGAACAAAAAGAGCAACATGTTTGACCTGATTTTCCCCATCGTGGTTTTAATTGTAGCTTGTATCTGGGGCATGCTGTATAACGGCGGTTTCTGGGCAGGCGAAACCTTTGCGGGTGCATTTGCAAACACCGATGCAACCTTTGCTTTGCCCTTAGGTGCAATCATCGCGCTGGTTATTATTGAAATCTATTTCCTGATCCGTCGCTCCATCAACTTCAAAGAAAGCATGGACTGCGTAACTGCAGGCTTTAAGACCATGGTTCCTGCTCTGGTTATCTTGACCATGGCAACCACCTTGAAGAACATGACACTTCTCTTGGGTGCTGACATCTATGTAGCAGACATTATGAGTGGCGTTGCAGGCGGTCTGCAGGCACTCCTGCCCGCAGTTATCTTTGTGGTAGCAATCTTCCTGGCATTCTCCACAGGTACATCCTGGGGTACTTTCGGTATCTTAATCCCGATTGTGGTAAGTGTATTCCCCAACGGCTCTGAAATGCAGATTATCGGTATGTCCGCATGTCTCGCAGGTGCGGTTTGCGGTGACCACTGCTCGCCTATTTCGGATACCACCATCATGGCTTCTGCCGGTGCACAGTGTGACCATGTGAGCCACGTTTCCACACAGTTGCCTTATGCGCTGACCGTTGCGGCTGTATCGTTTGTTTCCTTCATCATCGCAGGCTATGTTCAGAACGTATTCATCGCTCTGCCCGTAGCAATCGTATTGATGGTTGCAACCACTCTGGTGCTCAAAGCAACTCTTGGCAAAAAAGAGGCATAA
- a CDS encoding family 20 glycosylhydrolase, whose amino-acid sequence MTKKEILSKMLIQPKKIALGEGTMQLDASATVKTNCTKDISYLLQLASLKNAQVVDADTKIFFLTAGEATFTEQAEFDNDEAFYLNIEEKGFAIVAKTEDGLLLGLKAIIRMTEELSDCLPVMDIYDYPNIPFRAVHTCIFRPDDGSDKEESHPDYIKKMIKTAALAGYNHIFIEFWGMFPYSLDYAHWPNAYTKEEIADLIAFAMDKMHIRPLPAQNLTTHAGWSRIVTRQHTVLDQRPDMADMYIPGGWCFATENPKTKEFIKLLIDELVEMFRNPPYLHCCCDKAFGFGSTEEDRTMSADILFAKHISFLNTYLREKDVRMVMWGDMLYSSMDALYWKCDEKTSDFIPKNVLINIWTHNDPGRKWQDAAFFENKGFETVYSPFMGEKSIESMVALCHERGSHGIVQTTWHRPQSATPFVILSGALQWCGEKPSKELIETHKEKWYR is encoded by the coding sequence ATGACTAAAAAAGAAATTTTAAGCAAAATGCTGATTCAGCCTAAGAAAATCGCCCTTGGCGAAGGCACAATGCAGCTTGACGCAAGCGCAACCGTTAAAACCAACTGCACCAAAGACATTTCGTATCTTTTACAGCTGGCAAGCCTTAAAAATGCTCAAGTGGTGGATGCAGACACCAAAATCTTCTTCCTTACCGCAGGCGAGGCAACTTTTACAGAACAAGCCGAATTCGATAACGACGAAGCCTTCTATTTAAATATAGAAGAAAAGGGCTTTGCAATTGTGGCAAAAACCGAAGACGGTCTGCTTTTAGGCTTAAAGGCGATAATCCGCATGACAGAAGAATTGTCCGATTGCCTTCCCGTTATGGACATTTACGATTACCCCAACATTCCGTTCCGTGCGGTACACACCTGCATTTTCCGTCCCGATGACGGCAGTGACAAGGAAGAAAGCCATCCCGATTACATCAAAAAGATGATTAAAACCGCGGCTCTTGCAGGCTACAATCACATTTTCATTGAATTCTGGGGCATGTTCCCGTACAGCTTAGACTACGCACACTGGCCGAACGCCTATACAAAGGAAGAAATTGCAGATTTGATTGCCTTTGCCATGGATAAAATGCACATCCGTCCGCTCCCTGCACAGAATTTGACCACCCATGCAGGCTGGAGCCGAATTGTAACCCGTCAGCACACCGTTTTGGACCAGAGACCCGACATGGCAGACATGTACATCCCGGGCGGTTGGTGCTTTGCCACCGAAAACCCCAAAACAAAAGAATTTATCAAGCTTTTGATTGACGAGCTGGTGGAAATGTTCCGCAATCCGCCTTACTTACATTGCTGCTGTGACAAGGCATTTGGCTTTGGCTCTACAGAAGAGGACAGAACCATGAGCGCAGACATTTTGTTTGCAAAGCATATTTCGTTCTTAAACACCTACTTGCGCGAAAAGGATGTCAGAATGGTGATGTGGGGCGATATGCTCTACTCCTCTATGGATGCTCTGTACTGGAAGTGTGACGAAAAAACCTCTGATTTCATTCCCAAGAATGTTTTGATTAACATCTGGACCCACAACGACCCGGGCAGAAAATGGCAGGATGCGGCATTCTTTGAAAACAAAGGTTTTGAGACCGTTTATTCCCCGTTCATGGGCGAAAAGAGCATCGAGAGCATGGTTGCCCTCTGCCACGAAAGAGGAAGCCACGGTATCGTGCAGACCACCTGGCACAGACCCCAGAGTGCAACACCCTTTGTGATTCTGTCGGGTGCATTGCAGTGGTGCGGTGAAAAGCCGAGCAAAGAGCTGATTGAAACCCATAAGGAAAAGTGGTACAGATAA
- a CDS encoding copper amine oxidase N-terminal domain-containing protein, giving the protein MKKWLCLLLSLSLIFATALPVFAEDTIHVVLKGQELVFPDTQPQLVNDRTMVPMRFIFEALGANIYWEDATQTVFAFAGDVNVIMQIDLPTLFVNDKPIQLDVAPQLIGERTMVPLRAVSESFGLNVEWNDETSTVIITE; this is encoded by the coding sequence ATGAAAAAATGGCTTTGTCTGTTACTCAGCTTAAGTCTGATTTTTGCAACGGCGTTGCCCGTTTTTGCAGAGGACACCATCCATGTGGTGTTAAAAGGACAGGAGCTGGTGTTCCCCGACACACAGCCGCAGTTGGTAAACGACAGAACAATGGTTCCCATGCGCTTTATTTTTGAAGCCTTAGGTGCAAACATTTACTGGGAAGATGCAACGCAGACCGTGTTTGCCTTTGCAGGGGACGTAAACGTGATTATGCAGATTGATTTACCGACTCTGTTTGTTAATGACAAACCGATTCAGTTGGATGTGGCACCGCAGTTAATCGGTGAACGCACCATGGTGCCTTTGCGCGCCGTGTCCGAAAGCTTCGGACTTAATGTTGAATGGAATGATGAGACATCAACGGTCATCATTACAGAATAA
- a CDS encoding flavin reductase, with amino-acid sequence MDKTALFKIGYGLYVLSAHENGFDNGCIVNTVMQAADNPLRLVFSVNKQNKTHDMIVNTGLFAVSCLTESTPFEMFKWYGFQSGRAVNKFVSEAAYTRCENGVLRLNTFANAYMAGKVLSMTDLGSHTLFVAELTEAEVLNNEPSVTYAYYHANIKPKPQVKADEGEKWVCKICGYVHEGPLPSDFICPLCKHPASDFERM; translated from the coding sequence ATGGATAAAACGGCATTGTTTAAGATTGGGTACGGCTTGTATGTGCTATCTGCGCACGAAAACGGGTTTGACAACGGTTGTATTGTAAACACGGTGATGCAGGCGGCGGACAATCCGCTCCGTCTGGTTTTTTCGGTGAACAAGCAGAACAAAACCCATGATATGATTGTAAATACGGGACTTTTTGCGGTGTCCTGCCTGACAGAAAGCACGCCCTTTGAAATGTTTAAATGGTACGGCTTCCAGAGCGGAAGAGCGGTAAACAAATTTGTGTCCGAGGCGGCGTATACCCGTTGCGAAAACGGTGTTTTGCGCTTAAATACCTTTGCAAATGCTTACATGGCAGGCAAAGTGCTTTCCATGACCGATTTAGGCTCGCACACGCTTTTTGTGGCAGAGCTTACCGAGGCGGAGGTGTTAAACAACGAGCCGTCGGTGACCTATGCGTACTATCACGCAAACATCAAGCCCAAGCCCCAGGTGAAAGCAGACGAGGGGGAAAAGTGGGTATGTAAAATTTGCGGATATGTGCATGAGGGACCTTTGCCTTCGGATTTCATTTGTCCGCTGTGCAAGCATCCGGCATCCGACTTCGAAAGAATGTAA
- a CDS encoding AraC family transcriptional regulator: MFFGNDSVLVDLIGVFKIRRSASVLRIAHDRHYDSLSVRTAGSGSFTCDGRQYTVQTGDFIYLPQTKKYSQETAGESIIAIHFIRYSSEKRSEVETVSPENREEAMALTQSMYKLWTEKKTGYKQACMALLYQLLYLLRLQTEKESVSAVGTDKIPDSIIDYMHKNYRKEKISVAYLAEMASVSEAYFRRVFKSIYGISPARYIINLKLEYASGLLQSGFYNVTETAEKAGFADVKYFQRLFKQHFGQTPASYKRLNLEHMYK; encoded by the coding sequence ATGTTTTTTGGAAATGACAGCGTTCTGGTGGATTTAATCGGGGTGTTTAAAATCAGGCGGTCTGCGTCGGTTTTGCGGATTGCCCATGACAGACATTATGACAGCTTAAGTGTGCGTACCGCAGGAAGCGGAAGCTTTACCTGCGACGGCAGACAGTATACGGTGCAGACCGGAGATTTTATTTATCTGCCCCAAACAAAAAAATACAGTCAGGAAACCGCAGGGGAGAGCATTATTGCCATTCATTTTATACGGTACAGCTCGGAAAAAAGGTCGGAGGTGGAAACCGTTTCGCCCGAAAACCGCGAAGAAGCGATGGCGCTTACCCAATCCATGTACAAGCTCTGGACCGAGAAAAAAACGGGATATAAGCAGGCGTGCATGGCGCTTTTGTATCAGCTTTTGTACCTTTTGCGGCTGCAGACCGAAAAGGAGAGTGTTTCTGCGGTGGGGACGGATAAAATTCCCGACAGCATCATAGACTATATGCATAAGAATTACCGTAAAGAGAAAATTTCGGTGGCGTATCTTGCGGAGATGGCATCTGTTTCGGAGGCGTATTTCAGACGGGTTTTCAAAAGCATTTACGGGATATCGCCTGCGCGGTATATTATCAATTTAAAGCTTGAGTATGCCTCGGGACTGTTGCAGAGCGGGTTTTACAACGTGACCGAAACCGCTGAAAAGGCGGGGTTTGCGGATGTAAAATATTTCCAGCGCCTTTTCAAGCAACACTTCGGACAAACCCCTGCAAGCTATAAACGGCTCAATTTAGAGCACATGTATAAATAA